Proteins from one Telopea speciosissima isolate NSW1024214 ecotype Mountain lineage chromosome 1, Tspe_v1, whole genome shotgun sequence genomic window:
- the LOC122672262 gene encoding alpha-farnesene synthase-like encodes MEGIIAAPKRVNHDGAKERRTGNYKPNIWDSDFVQSIHNKFSGETYKRRVEKQKDYVRQMLINNKEMVPLAQLHLIHDLQRLGLKYHFEKEIKEALDALISFININNGRISGDDDLHSTALCFRQLRQHGYFVSQDLFSSFMDDTGNFMTSLSQDFKGMLGLYEASHLAIEGENMMENAKAFSSKILKDLKGNMDPYLNEEIAHALEVPSHCRVPWSEARWYINAYERRENINPTLLELAKLSFNMVQATHQGELKEIYGWWKNEGLGEKLSFARQRLVECFLWSVGTAFEPQYGCLRKWLTKIINLILLIDDIYDIYGSLDELEQFTDAVESWEDKKIDHLPDYMKICFVELHGTTNEISSGVQKDQNRNIMVHLKKVWTDFCKSLLVEAKWYNSGYSPSLQEYLDNAWISSSGAILIIHSYFALAQETSNDGVGFLETNRDLVYHPSMIIRLCNDLGTSAAELERGDAPSSILCYMREAEVSEEIAREHIKDMIVDTWKKMNEKCISHSSHFPPVFLNFTYNVARVAHFIYQYGDGFGVQDRETRNNVLSLLVQPIQLHLDETDSI; translated from the exons ATGGAGGGTATCATAGCTGCGCCTAAGCGTGTTAACCATGATGGTGCCAAGGAGAGGCGAACAGGCAATTACAAGCCAAACATTTGGGATTCTGATTTTGTGCAATCCATTCACAACAAATTCTCG gGGGAAACCTACAAAAGAAGAGTTGAGAAGCAGAAGGACTATGTGAGACAGATGCTCATAAATAATAAAGAGATGGTCCCATTGGctcaactccacttgattcacgATCTCCAAAGGTTAGGTTTAAAGTATCACTTTGAGAAGGAGATCAAGGAAGCATTGGATGCTTTGATATCATTCATTAACATTAATAATGGTAGAATTAGTGGTGATGATGATCTACATTCTACAGCCCTATGCTTCAGGCAGCTCAGGCAACATGGCTATTTTGTGTCACAAG ATTTGTTTAGCAGCTTCATGGATGACACTGGTAATTTCATGACAAGCCTTTCTCAGGACTTTAAAGGAATGCTTGGCTTATATGAAGCTTCACACCTTGCTATAGAGGGTGAAAACATGATGGAAAATGCTAAAGCTTTCTCTAGCAAAATTTTAAAGGATCTCAAGGGAAATATGGACCCATACCTCAATGAAGAAATTGCCCATGCGCTGGAGGTTCCTTCCCACTGCAGGGTGCCATGGTCGGAAGCTAGGTGGTACATTAATGCATATGAGAGAAGGGAGAATATAAACCCTACTTTACTGGAACTCGCCAAATTGAGCTTCAACATGGTTCAAGCTACCCATCAAGGAGAGCTCAAGGAAATATATGG GTGGTGGAAGAACGAGGGCCTTGGTGAGAAATTGAGCTTTGCAAGGCAACGATTAGTGGAGTGTTTCTTATGGTCAGTGGGAACAGCTTTTGAGCCTCAATATGGTTGTCTAAGAAAATGGTTGACGAAAATCATCAATCTTATTCTCCTAATTGATGATATTTATGATATTTATGGCTCATTGGATGAACTAGAGCAATTCACCGATGCAGTTGAAAG TTGGGAAGACAAGAAAATTGATCACCTTCCAGACTATATGAAGATATGTTTTGTAGAACTTCATGGAACAACTAATGAAATCTCCAGTGGCGttcaaaaagaccagaataggAATATCATGGTACATCTTAAGAAAGTG TGGACAGATTTTTGTAAATCATTATTAGTGGAAGCCAAGTGGTACAATAGTGGATACTCACCATCTCTACAAGAATATCTAGACAATGCATGGATCTCATCCTCAGGGGCCATCCTTATAATTCATTCATATTTTGCTCTAGCCCAAGAGACGAGCAATGATGGAGTGGGTTTCCTGGAGACCAATCGGGATCTTGTGTACCATCCATCAATGATCATACGACTTTGCAATGATTTGGGGACTTCAGCA GCGGAGTTGGAGagaggtgatgctccatcgtcAATCCTTTGTTACATGAGAGAAGCAGAAGTTTCTGAAGAGATAGCTCGAGAGCACATAAAAGACATGATAGTGGACACATGGaagaaaatgaatgaaaaatgcATCTCCCATTCATCGCATTTTCCTCCTGTGTTTCTTAATTTCACTTACAACGTTGCACGGGTGGCTCATTTTATTTACCAATATGGAGATGGCTTTGGGGTTCAAGACCGTGAAACTAGAAATAATGTACTATCTTTGTTAGTTCAACCTATCCAACTTCATCTCGATGAAACTGACTCCATTTAA